One Primulina tabacum isolate GXHZ01 chromosome 10, ASM2559414v2, whole genome shotgun sequence DNA segment encodes these proteins:
- the LOC142506211 gene encoding uncharacterized protein LOC142506211, whose protein sequence is MSLFKFRRYSTFLDSTIKTHLKNPPEPFPVPISCKSNPLPLPYRLLPAAKGQDSDFVNVAYSHLINSEWDKLSSLSSGLTPFRIKHILLLTRKDHVLSLEFFKWVELQNSKLNTLDVHSIVLHSLTKHLKFKTAESILSKLLGVGIVELDYPRKVFEALVYSYRMCDSSPRVFDALFRTYACTKKFRNATDAFCWMREYGFYPTIESCNLHLSMLNGSNHADVALAFYKEICRCRISPNVYTHNIVIGAFCSVGKLEMAVEVFKKMERKGLASNVVSYNTLIAGYCSKGLLSSGMKLKNVMDKKGMRPNAVTYNTLINAFCKEGKLHEANKLLSEMQIMKVAPTIVTYNTLINGYSDSGNIEMGNRLFEEMAVTGIKADILTYNAVIKGLCKEGKTKKAAYMVKKLDNEKLVPNASTFAALITGQCVRNNAERAFQLYKTMACSGCHPNEVTFKILISAFLKNEDYIGAVQVLREMIGRAIAPDSETLSYLCNGLFQCDREELAMDLCKEIESQRLMPKDFGKVAIKSVEYG, encoded by the coding sequence ATGAGTTTATTTAAATTCCGCCGATACTCTACGTTTCTTGATTCAACCATCAAAACCCACCTCAAGAATCCCCCGGAACCATTTCCAGTTCCCATCAGTTGCAAAAGCAATCCTCTTCCGTTACCCTATAGATTATTGCCGGCGGCCAAAGGACAAGATAGTGACTTTGTGAATGTAGCGTACAGTCATTTGATTAATTCTGAATGGGATAAACTCAGTAGCCTATCATCAGGTCTGACGCCATTTCGAATTAAGCACATTTTGCTGTTAACCCGAAAAGATCATGTTCTTTCCCTTGAATTTTTCAAGTGGGTTGAGCTCCAAAATTCCAAACTCAACACCCTTGATGTGCATTCGATAGTCCTCCACAGTTTGACTAAGCATCTGAAGTTTAAAACTGCGGAGTCAATTTTGAGTAAACTCCTTGGAGTGGGCATAGTGGAGTTGGATTATCCGCGTAAAGTGTTTGAGGCTTTGGTCTACTCTTATAGGATGTGTGATTCGTCCCCACGTGTTTTTGATGCGTTATTCAGGACTTATGCATGTACGAAGAAGTTCAGGAATGCTACTGATGCATTTTGCTGGATGCGTGAGTATGGGTTTTATCCCACCATTGAATCTTGTAATTTACACTTAAGTATGTTGAATGGTTCGAACCATGCAGATGTTGCCTTGGCATTTTATAAGGAAATCTGCAGATGTCGGATTTCGCCTAATGTTTATACTCATAATATTGTTATTGGCGCTTTTTGTAGTGTGGGGAAATTGGAAATGGCAGTTGAAGTGTTTAAGAAGATGGAACGAAAGGGATTAGCCAGTAATGTTGTGTCATATAATACATTAATCGCAGGATATTGCAGTAAGGGTCTCTTGAGCAGTGGTATGAAGCTCAAGAATGTGATGGACAAAAAAGGGATGAGACCAAATGCTGTTACTTATAACACCCTAATTAATGCATTCTGTAAGGAGGGGAAATTACATGAAGCAAACAAGCTCTTGAGTGAAATGCAAATAATGAAAGTAGCTCCCACTATTGTCACTTATAATACATTAATCAATGGTTATAGTGACAGTGGAAATATTGAGATGGGGAACCGCCTTTTTGAGGAGATGGCCGTGACAGGAATCAAGGCTGATATCCTAACTTATAATGCTGTGATAAAGGGACTGTGCAAGGAGGGGAAGACCAAGAAAGCTGCATATATGGTAAAAAAACTTGATAATGAAAAGTTAGTACCGAACGCCTCAACCTTTGCTGCTCTTATTACAGGCCAGTGTGTCAGAAATAATGCAGAGCGTGCTTTTCAGCTCTATAAAACCATGGCATGTAGTGGTTGTCACCCTAATGAAGTAACTTTTAAGATTCTGATATCTGCTTTCTTAAAGAATGAAGATTACATTGGAGCAGTTCAGGTTTTGAGAGAAATGATCGGGAGAGCTATAGCCCCTGATTCAGAGACATTGTCTTATCTATGCAATGGACTCTTCCAATGTGATAGAGAGGAACTGGCCATGGATTTGTGCAAGGAGATCGAATCTCAGCGGCTTATGCCAAAAGATTTTGGGAAAGTGGCCATCAAGTCAGTTGAATATGGATGA